The following is a genomic window from Ficedula albicollis isolate OC2 unplaced genomic scaffold, FicAlb1.5 N00982, whole genome shotgun sequence.
ATGGTGGAGGGCTCTCAGCTATCTGCAAAGTGCTGGTGGAGGTGGTGGATGTGAATGACAATGCCCCAGAGCTGGCGGTCAGTTCCTTCAGCAGTCCCCTCCCCGAGAACACGGTGCCCGGCACCGTGGTTGCCCTGTTTACGGTCAGGGACCGCGATTCTGGTGCCAACGGGAAGATCTCGTGCGCCCTGGACGATCAGCTCTTCTTCTCCCTGCGGCCAGCCTATAAGAATTACTACGAGCTGGTGACAGTGAGCGCGCTGGACCGCGAGCGCACGGCTCGCTACGTGCTCGGTGTCACAGCCGCAGATGCGGGCTCGCCGCCTCTCACGAGCACGCACACCTTCACCGTGGACATCTCGGACGTCAATGACAACGCGCCCGTCTTCAACCAGACCTCCTACACCATGTACGTGCGGGAGAACAACGCGCCCACGGTGTTTGTGGGAGCCGTGAGCGCTGCAGATGCTGACGTGGGGCTCAATGCCAAGGTGACCTACTCGCTGGCCCCGGTGCCGGCGGCAGAGCGGCCCTCGTGCTCCTGCATCTCGGTGAACTCGGAGAACGGACACGTGTTTGTGCTGCGGCCGCTGGACTACGAGCGCTTGCGGCAGAGCGAGGTGACGGTCAGCGCCTCTGACGCGGGCTCTCCTCCCCTGCGAGCCAACGTCACCGTGCGCCTCGTGGTGCTGGACGAGAACGACAACGCGCCGCTCGTGCTCTACCCGGCCCAGGACGGCAGCGCAGCGTCCAGCGAGCTCGTGCCCGTGTCGGCTGAGCCGGGCTACCTCGTCACCAAAGTGGTGGCCGTCGATGCCGACTCCGGACAGAACTCCTGGCTCTCGTACCACCTGCTCAGGGCCACCGAGCCCGGCCTGTTCAGCGTGGCTGTGCAGAGCGGCGAGGTGCGTCTCAAGAGGCCGGTGACGGAGAGGGACAGCGCCAAGCACAAGCTCCTCGTCCTGGTCAGGGACAACGGCAAGCCCCCGCTGTCAGCCACCGCGGCTCTGAGCGCGCTCCTGCTCAagagcaggggggggggggggggggggggggggggggggggggggggggggggggggggggggggggggggggggggggggggggggggggggggggggggggggggggggggggggggggggggggggggggggggggggggggggggggggggggggggggggggggggggggggggggggggggggggggggggggggggggggggggggggggggggggggggggggggggggggggggggggggggggggggggggggggggggggggggggggggggggggggggggggggggggggggggggggggggggggggggggggggggggggggggggggggggggggggggggggggggggggggggggggggggggggggggggggggggggggggggggggggggggggggggggggggggggggggggggggggggggggggggggggggggggggggggggggggggggggggggggggggggggggggggggggggggggggggggggggggggggggggggggggggggggggggggggggggggggggggggggggggggggggggggggggggggggggggggggggggggggggggggggggggggggggggggggggggggggggggggggggggggggggggggggggggggggggggggggggggggggggggggggggggggggggggggggggggggggggggggggggggggggggggggggggggggggggggggggggggggggggggggggggggggggggggggggggggggggggggggggggggggggggggggggggggggggggggggggggggggggggggggggggggggggggggggggggggggggggggggggggggggggggggggggggggggggggggggggggggggggggggggggggggggggggggggggggggggggggggggggggggggggggggggg
Proteins encoded in this region:
- the LOC107604490 gene encoding protocadherin beta-15-like gives rise to the protein MAIARQVLCLSAFLALPLARAEPIRYSVAEEAESGSLVGKLAEDAGLTPPQLSARRARLLSEDGRQHLRLDRGSGRLLVAGRLDREELCAHSATCMLPFELLLSDPLQFFRVEVSLEDINDNSPVFPEERVMFKILETSETGSRFPLDVALDLDIGSNTVQAYSISPQNKYFSVSYGTRTNGDKFLELVLEKSLDREEQAEMRFSVIAEDGGSPPRSGTTEIKIVILDVNDNAPVFTQQRYISKVLENMPEGSVVLTVLATDQDAGDNGDITYQLNQAVGQSDSAFVIDARTGDIKITKPLDFEEAGTHDLSVRATDGGGLSAICKVLVEVVDVNDNAPELAVSSFSSPLPENTVPGTVVALFTVRDRDSGANGKISCALDDQLFFSLRPAYKNYYELVTVSALDRERTARYVLGVTAADAGSPPLTSTHTFTVDISDVNDNAPVFNQTSYTMYVRENNAPTVFVGAVSAADADVGLNAKVTYSLAPVPAAERPSCSCISVNSENGHVFVLRPLDYERLRQSEVTVSASDAGSPPLRANVTVRLVVLDENDNAPLVLYPAQDGSAASSELVPVSAEPGYLVTKVVAVDADSGQNSWLSYHLLRATEPGLFSVAVQSGEVRLKRPVTERDSAKHKLLVLVRDNGKPPLSATAALSALLLK